The Cloacibacterium sp. TD35 region AATTATGGTAATCTTCATTCTAGCATTCTTTGTAATTTTCTTCTGGGGAGCATTCGAACAGGCAGGAGCTTCGCTTACTATTTTTGCAGACAGACAAACAGATAGAACTTTATTCGGTTGGGAAATGCCAGCTTCTTATTTTCAATCTGTAAATCCATTAGCAATTATCCTTTTAGCGCCATTATTCTCTTCACTTTGGTTAAGATTAGGGAATAGAGGATTAGAACCTACTTCTCCTAAAAAAATGGCGATTGGTTTATCTTTAGTAGCTCTTGGTTATGTAGTAATCGCATTTGCAGTTTATGGTTTAGGAGCAGTGGATAAAGTATCTATGTTCTGGTTAATCGGTCTTTATGTGATTCACACTATGGGAGAACTTTGTTTATCACCAATTGGATTATCAATGGTTTCTAAACTTTCACCAGCTAGATTTTCATCATTATTGATGGGAACTTGGTTCCTAGCAAACGCAGCAGCGAATAAATTTGCAGGAACACTTTCAGCATTAATTCCTGGAGGTGGAGAAGCAGGAGAAGGCGCTGCTACTACCTCTTTCTTAGGTTTCCAAATTGCTAATTTATTTGATTTCTTCTTAGTATTCATCGTAATGTGTGGAGTTGCAGCAGCAGTTCTATTCGTGATGAGTAGATGGTTAGAAAAGAAAATGCATGGCGTAAATTAAAATTATCATAAAACTTACTAAAACCTCTGCAATGTCAGAGGTTTTTTTTATTTTCGTTACATAAATTTTTACAATGGAATTAACTCTCGAACAAATTCAAGATTTTAAAGGTAAATATCCTCGCCAGATTTGGTCACTCTTTTTCTCTGAAATGTGGGAACGTTTCTGCTTCTACGGAATGCGCGGAATGCTTGTGTTTTTCATGATTTCTCAACTCAATTTTGGAGATGAACAAGCCAATTTACAATACGGAGCTACTCAAGCTTTTGTATATGCTTTTACTTTCGTGGGCGGACTTTTTGCAGATAAAATACTTGGCTTTAGAAAATCTTTATTTTGGGGAGGTTTACTGATGATTGTTGGGAGTATTATTTTATCTATAGATCCACATAAGTTTTTCTTTTTAGGAATTGCTTTTACGGTAATTGGAACAGGTTTTTTTAAACCCAATATTTCTACTATGGTAGGGAAACTCTACAAAGCGGGAGATTCTAGAACAGATGCAGGTTTCTCACTTTTTTATGCAGGAATCAACTTAGGCGCTTTATTGGGAGGTTATTTCTGTATCGCTATTGGTAAAGGAGAAATGTTTTCTAGTTTTATTCCAGAAGATAAAAGATGGAATGTAGCTTTTAGTTTAGCCGCGATTGTTATGGTGGTAAGTTTGGTAAATTTTATCTTTACTCAAAGAAGATTAGGACCTATCGGTTTACAGCCTCAAACATTAAATGCAGATGGAACTTTTTCACCCATGGCAAAATGGAAAGAATATGGAGTTTATGTCCTTTCTTTGGTTTTTGTACCTATAATTATGACGATGGTTTCTATAACCGAATATACAGATTTGTTCATGTATATCGTAGGTCCATTGACGCTCATTTATTTATTCTATGAAATGACAAAGGTTACTCCAGCTGAAAGAAAAAAATTGTGGGCAGCTTTGGTTTTCATTATTTTCTCTATTCTTTTCTGGGGAATTTATGAGCAGAGTGGAGGGTCTTTGAGCATTTTTGCTGCTAATAATTTGAACAAAGACTTACTAGGATTAGACCCGAATGGAGTTAACAATTCTGGAGGTGCATTTTTCATTATTTTCTTAGCACCAATTATTGGTTTATTATGGATTTGGCTAAGTGAAAGAAAACTAGAACCTAATACTTTAATCAAATTCGGTTTAGGATTTATCTTTTTAGGATTAGGATATTATCTGCTTTTTGCAACTAAATTTTTCGCCAATCTTCAAGGGATTACTTCTCTGAATATTTTTACAATTGCTTTATTGGTTATTACTTTTGGAGAATTATGCTTATCGCCAATTGGTTTGTCTATTATGACGAAACTTTCTACAGAAAAACTACAGGGAATGATGATGGGAATGTGGTTTTTGGCTTCAGCTTACGGACAATATGTCGCAGGAATTATTGGAGCAAACATGGCTTCAGCAAAGGAAGGTGCAACCAACTATGAAAAATTAATTACTTACACAGAAGGATATAAAGATTTAGGAATATACGCTTTAGTAGCTGGTTTGGTACTGATTTTGATATCTCCTTTTGTGAAAAAATTAATGCAAGAGGTTCATTAACCACATAAAAACTACTGTATGAAAACTACTTTATCGATGTTATTTCTTTGGGTGTTCAGTTTTTCCTTTTCACAAGTGAATTGGATGACGATGGAACAAGCGCTAATTGCTCAAAAGACCAATCCAAAAAAGATTCTCATCGATTTTTATGCAGATTGGTGTGGGCCTTGTAAATTGATGGATAAACAGACCTATTCACATCCTATTATTTCGAAATACATCAATGAAAATTTTTACGCTGTAAAATTCAATGCAGAAGGCAATCAGACGGTTAATTTTTACGATAGGGTTTTCACCAATCCAGATTATGCTACCAAGGCAAAAAGCAGAAATGCGATGCACCAGTTCGCGAAGTTTATGAATGTGAATGGCTATCCAGCTCTGGTATTTTTAGACGAAAATTCTCAACCGATTACCAATTTGATGGGATTTTTCTCTGCCAAAGAATTAGAACCCTACATCACATTATTTTCCAAAGGAGATTATAAGAATATCAAAACCCGTGATCAATGGGAAAACTACCAAAAGAAGTTTAAATCAAAAATTAAAGAGTAAACTCTTATATTATAATTTATAAAGTAAAATGAGCAAAGACTTTCATGTATTGAAGGTCTTTCTTTTTTAGTTTTGAACAAATTTCCTTAATTTCACATCGTAAAACTCGAATCTCGTAACTCGAAAAATTGAATCTAGATACTTCCATAGAATTTTTAAAAGGAATTGGTACAGAACGTGCCAAATTGATTGCTAATGTCTTAGATATTAGAACGGTGGAAGATTTTCTGCACTTTTTTCCGATAAGATATTTAGATAAATCGAAAGTCTATAAAATTGTAGACATCAAGGAAGATAATTTAGAAATTCAGCTGAAAGGCAGGATTACAGAATTACAGGAAATTACTTATGCTAAAGGAAAAAAACGACTTTCGGGGAAGTTTACAGACGGAACAGGAACACTAGATGTAGTTTGGTTTCAGTATTCTAATTGGATGAAAGAACAGATTCCCGTAAACCGAGAAATCTATATTTTTGGGAGAATTCAGGAGTTTAATCACGCTTTTTCTATGCCTCACCCAGAAATTGAGTTAGAAGACAAGAAATCGGCAGAAGAAAGACTCAGACCTATTTATCCAAGTTCAGAAAAATTGACGAAACGAGGATTGAACCAGAAATTTTTTCAAACGGTTCAAGCCAACATCATTTCGCAGATTCCAAAGTTGATAGAAGAAAATTTGCCAGTCTCTATCATGAAATCTCTGAAACTCATGAGTCGTCAACAAGCGTATCTTAACATTCATTTTCCACAAAATGCAGATTTTGCCAAACATGCAGACAGAAGATTAAAATTTGAAGAAGCGTTCTTTTTCCAGTTGGGTTACGGTCTCAAAAAAAATTACAACAAAAGTTTTACGATTGGGAATCCTTTTCCGATAGTAGGCGAAAATTTCAACAATTTTTACGAAAATTTCCTTCCTTTTGAACTCACCAATGCTCAAAAAAGAGTGCTGAAAGAAATCAGAAATGATTTAAAAAAGCCTATTCAGATGAACCGATTATTGCAAGGTGATGTGGGTTCTGGTAAAACGATGGTGGCACTTTTAGCGATGCTTTTAGCCATGGATAATGGTTTCCAAAGTTGTATGATGGCGCCTACAGAAATTTTGGCAACGCAGCATTTTAATTCGATTGCAGATTTATTGAAGGAAACGGATGTTAAAGTAAGATTACTCACAGGTTCTACCAAAACCGCCGAAAGAAAAATTATTCATGAAGAATTATTAAGCGGCGAACTTTCGATTTTAGTAGGAACTCATGCGGTTTTAGAAGATATTGTTCGGTTCAAAAATTTAGGATTGGCAATTATTGATGAGCAACATAGATTTGGAGTAGCACAACGTGCGAAACTTTGGGCTAAAAATAAAATAGCGCCTCATATTTTGGTGATGACGGCTACACCTATTCCCAGAACTCTGGCAATGAGTTACTATTCAGATTTAGATGTTTCTGTGATTGATGAAATGCCTGTTGGTAGAAAACCAATTATTACCGCTCATAGAAGAGAAAAAGATAGAAATTCTGTCTATGGTTTTGCCAAAGAAGAAATTGCCAAAGGCAGGCAAGTGTATTTTGTATATCCATTAATTGAAGAATCTGAAACACTGGATTATAGAAATTTAATGGAAGGCTTTGAGCATATTTCAGAAATTTTTCCGCTTCCAGATTATAATACAACCATGCTTCACGGGAAAATGAAACCAGATGAAAAAGATGCTGCCATGAATTATTTTGCCAAAGGAAAAGCAGATATTATGGTGGCAACTACAGTAATAGAAGTGGGTGTAAATGTGCCAAATGCTTCAGTAATGGTCATAGAAAGTGCCGAAAGATTTGGGCTTTCACAGTTGCACCAGCTTCGTGGTAGAGTAGGAAGAGGAGCAGAACAAAGCTATTGTATTCTGATGACGGGTGATAAACTCTCCACAGAATCTAGAAAACGCATCAAAACCATGTGCGAAACCAATGACGGTTTTAAAATTTCTGAAGTAGACATGCAGTTGCGCGGACCTGGAGATATTCTAGGAACTCAGCAAAGCGGAATGGTAGATTTTAAACGCCTAGATTTGGTAAATGATGGTAATATCATAAAAGCAGCAAAAGAAACTGTAGAACACTTACTGAAAATAGATGGAAATCTACAACTTCCAGAGCATCAAACTCTTAGAAATTACTACGTAAAACAGTACAAAGGCAAAAATAAATGGGGAAAAATCTCTTAATTTTTACTTTTAATTTTTGCTGGAGGAGGCGGAGTTTCATAAACTTCTACTTTTTGGGTGCCTTCTGCTTTTTTTACTTCTACTAAACCATTTAAGAATCGGTCTAACTCTGCTTTATTTTGGTTAAAATATTTAGCAAAAGCATAACCAGTAACAGAACAATATCCATTATCTGTAAGAAAAGCATACATTTGATATTCGAAATCTAGCCCTTTGTTATTCGCTATGTATCTTAAGTAAAGGACATTTAGACCATTTACAGTTCGGTATTCAGATTCTTTTAATCTAAAATAATCAGCTCTGTTTTTTGTGCTGATAACTACAAGTTCTTTTAAGTTTTTTAAACTGCCTACTTCTACATTTTCAGAAATTAATAGTCCAAAAATATTAGAATTTGAATTGTTTATAAATGCATATTCTAAAACTGGAGTTTTAAAAGCATCGGTAATTTTCCAGATTTTAGGATTTACATAAACTCCCGCATTTACTTTTTTGCTTCGGTATAAAAATGTGGAAGCTTTATCTTTAGTGAAAGGAGTTTCATTGGTAGTGATGGTTTCTAGAATTTTTGCATCACTATCATTAGTAAATTTCCAAGTTCCATTATCAAATAGAACAACTTCTTTTCCTTCGTCAGTTACAGCTTTGATTTGAGCTTCAGCTTGATAGCTCAATAAAATTAGGGCCGTGATTATTAGTTTTTTCATAGGACTAATTTACAAAAAATCCTTTATTGAAGAACAATAAGAAAGGTTCAAAAAAAATACCGATGAAATTTTCATCGGTATTTTCTATTATCTTTTAAAATTAATCATCATCTTCATCATAATCATGATGTTCTCTTTTTTCATGATGATGTTTAGAATGTTCTTCATGTTCATAATATTCACGCTCATCATTATTGTTTTCGGTGTAATATGGTGAGTTTTGTGCATAACTCTGAACGGAATTAGTTTCAGTATTCACAGTGTTATTAGTCTCTGTCTGTCTACTGCTAGACGCCGAACTGGTTCCATCTACATTGCTTCTGTTTTTAGTTAATTTCACAATGAGATTCATTGGTGATTTTTCAGAATTTTTGTCAGGATAGAGCAACGATTCCCATTCATCTTCTTCCTCATTTTCTCTTTCATTACCTCTTTCATTTACAGGTAGACCGAAGGCAAGGTAGAATAAAATCATAGGTACGCCTAACCAAACAATAGAGAAGATTTTGTGAAAAGCATTCGTTTTAGCAGCTTCTGCTTGTACGTTTTTATATCCAGTGAAAATAGATCCCAAAGTCCCTGTTTTTCTGTGAAAAATAGTGTCTGCAAATATTCCTGCTAGATGAGCAAATACAAGAATTAAGAATAATTTGGCACCAATTTCGTGGCTTTCTTCTACCATTTCTTCGGTGAAAGTAAATCCTAAAAAATGTGCTGATTCTGTAGCCCATAAATAACCTGTAAACGCTGTGAAAATTCCTAAAAACATCATAGAAAACATGACTA contains the following coding sequences:
- a CDS encoding peptide MFS transporter gives rise to the protein MELTLEQIQDFKGKYPRQIWSLFFSEMWERFCFYGMRGMLVFFMISQLNFGDEQANLQYGATQAFVYAFTFVGGLFADKILGFRKSLFWGGLLMIVGSIILSIDPHKFFFLGIAFTVIGTGFFKPNISTMVGKLYKAGDSRTDAGFSLFYAGINLGALLGGYFCIAIGKGEMFSSFIPEDKRWNVAFSLAAIVMVVSLVNFIFTQRRLGPIGLQPQTLNADGTFSPMAKWKEYGVYVLSLVFVPIIMTMVSITEYTDLFMYIVGPLTLIYLFYEMTKVTPAERKKLWAALVFIIFSILFWGIYEQSGGSLSIFAANNLNKDLLGLDPNGVNNSGGAFFIIFLAPIIGLLWIWLSERKLEPNTLIKFGLGFIFLGLGYYLLFATKFFANLQGITSLNIFTIALLVITFGELCLSPIGLSIMTKLSTEKLQGMMMGMWFLASAYGQYVAGIIGANMASAKEGATNYEKLITYTEGYKDLGIYALVAGLVLILISPFVKKLMQEVH
- a CDS encoding thioredoxin family protein — translated: MKTTLSMLFLWVFSFSFSQVNWMTMEQALIAQKTNPKKILIDFYADWCGPCKLMDKQTYSHPIISKYINENFYAVKFNAEGNQTVNFYDRVFTNPDYATKAKSRNAMHQFAKFMNVNGYPALVFLDENSQPITNLMGFFSAKELEPYITLFSKGDYKNIKTRDQWENYQKKFKSKIKE
- the recG gene encoding ATP-dependent DNA helicase RecG; amino-acid sequence: MNLDTSIEFLKGIGTERAKLIANVLDIRTVEDFLHFFPIRYLDKSKVYKIVDIKEDNLEIQLKGRITELQEITYAKGKKRLSGKFTDGTGTLDVVWFQYSNWMKEQIPVNREIYIFGRIQEFNHAFSMPHPEIELEDKKSAEERLRPIYPSSEKLTKRGLNQKFFQTVQANIISQIPKLIEENLPVSIMKSLKLMSRQQAYLNIHFPQNADFAKHADRRLKFEEAFFFQLGYGLKKNYNKSFTIGNPFPIVGENFNNFYENFLPFELTNAQKRVLKEIRNDLKKPIQMNRLLQGDVGSGKTMVALLAMLLAMDNGFQSCMMAPTEILATQHFNSIADLLKETDVKVRLLTGSTKTAERKIIHEELLSGELSILVGTHAVLEDIVRFKNLGLAIIDEQHRFGVAQRAKLWAKNKIAPHILVMTATPIPRTLAMSYYSDLDVSVIDEMPVGRKPIITAHRREKDRNSVYGFAKEEIAKGRQVYFVYPLIEESETLDYRNLMEGFEHISEIFPLPDYNTTMLHGKMKPDEKDAAMNYFAKGKADIMVATTVIEVGVNVPNASVMVIESAERFGLSQLHQLRGRVGRGAEQSYCILMTGDKLSTESRKRIKTMCETNDGFKISEVDMQLRGPGDILGTQQSGMVDFKRLDLVNDGNIIKAAKETVEHLLKIDGNLQLPEHQTLRNYYVKQYKGKNKWGKIS
- a CDS encoding cytochrome b/b6 domain-containing protein — protein: MKTKTWSLTTRISHWLLAIGFTVAYITGENEWQMNYHYAFGALVGGILFFRILYGIIGPKYSNFKDFPMGVSQQIDFIKNYFSKNHTYVGHNPLASLVMFSMMFLGIFTAFTGYLWATESAHFLGFTFTEEMVEESHEIGAKLFLILVFAHLAGIFADTIFHRKTGTLGSIFTGYKNVQAEAAKTNAFHKIFSIVWLGVPMILFYLAFGLPVNERGNERENEEEDEWESLLYPDKNSEKSPMNLIVKLTKNRSNVDGTSSASSSRQTETNNTVNTETNSVQSYAQNSPYYTENNNDEREYYEHEEHSKHHHEKREHHDYDEDDD